The following DNA comes from Phytohabitans rumicis.
CGCCTGGTCACCGAGGGCATCTTCGTGCTGCAGTGCGGCGACCCCAGCGGCACCGGCCGAGGCGGGCCGGACTACCAGTTCGGCGACGAGAACCTCGCCGGCGCGACGTACACCCGTGGCGTGGTGGCCATGGCGAACGCGGGGGCCGGCACCAACGGCAGCCAGTTCTTCATCGTCTTCCGCGACAGCACGCTGAGTCCGGCCTACACGCCGTTCGGCACGGTCACCGCCGGACTGGACATCGTCGAGCAGATCGCCGCCGGCGGCCACGACGCGTCCAGCACCGCCGGCGGCGGCCAACCCAAGATCCCCCTCACCTTCGAGACGGTCACCGTCGACTAACACCGCCTCCCCGGCACGCGCTCGCCCTCGGTGCGCGGGCCGCTTTCGCCGTCGCGCGGCTGCGTTCGCGCGTCGCGGGGGCTGCGTCGATCAAGGATTCGTGCGTCGATCAAGGGCATATGGTCGTGCTTTGATCTCTGATCCACGGCCGTATGCCCTTGATCGGCGGGGAGATCCTTGATCGGCGCGCAAGGGCCGGTGGTCACCTCGGCGCCGGCGGGGCTGGTCAGCGGCGTGGCTACGGATAGGCGGTGCGCCGAACACGGTTTGTACACGCCATTGATATGACCACCCCGGTATACATGATCGTCTTCCCGGCCCTGCACGTACATGGATATACATATGGGCATTAGTGAACCCCCCTTGCCGGATTCGGGAGGAACTGCGTGAAAAGACCCCTCGCGCTGGCCAGCATTACCATGCTGGTCGGCGGCGCCCTCGTGGCCACCGCCGCGAGCGGCTCGGCCGCACCACCGGTCGCACCAGCGGGACCGGACTCGTCGGTGGTCAGCAAGGCTGATCGTGCACTCAAGGCCCACCCCCGGGACGTCGCCGCCGCGAGCGGCGAGGCGTACACCGCCTACAGCAGCAAGGTCGACCGCAGCGGCGCGGCCCACGTCCGTTACACCCGCACGTACCAAGGTTTGCGGGTCTACGGCGGCGACCTCATCGTGCACACCAAGGCCGACGGCGCCTACGCGGGCACCTCGGTCGGCCTGGCCGCGCCGCTCACGCTGAGCACCACCGCGAAGGTCACCGCCGCGCAGGCCCGCGAGAGCGCCCGGGGCCGGTTCTCCGGCACGGTGACCGGCGTCGGCTCCGCTGAGCTCTTCGTCGACGCCAGCAGCGGCAACGGCCGGCTCGCGTGGGAGACCCTGGTCAACGGCTGGGCGCCGGACGGGCAGACGCCGTCCCGGCTGCACGTCATCAGTGACGCACAGACCGGCGCGTACATCGGGGAGTTCGACGAAATCGAGAGCGTCAACGGCACCGGGGCGAGTGTCTACGCTGGAACGGTCACAGTGGACACCACCCTGTCCGGCTCGACGTACAGCATGATCGACCCGTCGCACGGCAACGGCCGTACCTGCGACATGAACAACGGCACCAGCACGTGTACGACGTTCACGGACGCCGACAACGCGTGGGGCACCGGCGCCACCTCCAACCGGCAGTCGGCCGCGGTCGACGCGCACTTCGGCGCCGCGATGACGTTCGACTACTTCAAGAACGTGCACGGCCGCAACGGCATCTTCGGCAACGGCACCGGCGTGCCGTCTCGGGTCCACTATGGAAACGCCTACGTCAACGCGTTCTGGGATGGCGCGCAGATGACGTACGGCGACGGCTCCGGCAACGCGCGGCCGCTGGTCTCGCTCGACGTGGCGGGCCACGAGATGAGCCACGGCGTCACCGAGAACGTGGTCCCCGGCGGCCTGACGTACTCCGGTGAGTCGGGTGGCCTCAACGAGGCGACCAGCGACATCTTCGGCAACATGGTCGAGTTCTACGCGAACACCACGGCCGACCCCGGCGACTACCAGGTCGGCGAGAAGATCAACATCAACGGCAACAACACGCCGCTGCGGTACATGTACAACCCGACCCTGGACGGTTCGTCGCACGGCTGCTGGTCGTCGAGCACCAACAGCGTGGACGTGCACTACTCCTCGGGTCCGGGCAACCACTTCTTCTTCAACCTGGCCGAGGGCACCGGCGCCACCGCGTACGGCACCTCCCCGGTGTGCGGCTCGGCCGCGGCCGTCGTGGGCATCGGCCGTGCCAAGGCGGAGAAGATCTGGTTCCGGGCGCTGGACACCTACTTCGTCTCCAACACCCGGTACGTCAACAGCAGCACGCCGAGCAACACGGCGCGGGCGTACACGCTCTCCGCCGCGACCGACCTGTATGGCCTGTGCTCCACCGAGTACAAGACCGTCCAGGCGGCTTGGACCGCCGTCAACGTGGCCGGCAACGACGCGGCCTGCCCGACCGGCAACGACTTCTCCATCACGGTGGCGCCCGCCTCCGCGTCGGTGGACCCGGGCAGCTCGACCACCGCGACGGTGACCACGGCGGTCACCAACGGCACCGCGCTGACCGTGAACTTCACCGCCAGTGGCCTGCCCACCGGCGCGACCGCCACGTTCAGCCCGACGTCGGTGACGGCCGGCGGCTCCGCCACCGTCACGATCAGCACGTCGTCGACGACGCCGGCGGGCAGCTACGCCGTCGCCATCACGGGTACGTCGTCGGCGAACACCCACTCGGCGACGTTCACCCTGAACGTCAACAACGCACCCGGCTGCGTCGCGGTCAACCCGACCGACGTGACGATCCCGGACAACACGACGGTGGAGTCGACGGTCGGCATCACCGGCTGCAACCGCAACGCCTCGTCGACCAGCACCGTCGAGATCCACATTGTGCACACGTACGTCGGTGACCTCGTCGTCTCGCTGGTCGCGCCGGACGGTAGCAGCTACACGCTGCGCAGCCGGACGGGCGGCAGCGCCGACAACATCGACACCACGTACACGGTGAACCTGTCGTCCGAGGCCGCCAACGGCACGTGGCGGCTGCGGGTCCAGGACGCCGCGTCCATAGACACCGGTTACATCAACAGCTGGACACTGTCGCTGTAGGACAGTGCTGCGGGCGGTCTCACCATCACGCGGTGGTGGGACCGCCCATCAGCTCCGCCACGGCGGCGGCGAAGACCTCGTGGTGCCGGGCCACGTCATCGGCCGTGGTCTGCGGGCAGGCCAGGGCCATGTTGTGGAACGGGGTGAGCAGGACGCCCCGGTTGGCCAGGTAGACGTGCAGGTAGTCCTCCAGGTCGGCGTCGGCGTGCGCGGCCGACTCGCCGCCGGTACGCGGGGCCGGGGACACGAAGCGGTACTCCACCCGCGCGCCGAGCTGGTTGACCGACCACGGCAGCGCGTACTCGTCGATGGTCTTCCGGACCCCGGCGGCGAACGCCGTCGCGACCTCGATCATGCCGGCGAACGCCGCGTCGGTCAGCACCTGGCGCAGGGTGGCGTGGGCGGCGGTGAGCGAGAGCGGGTTGCCGGCGAGCGTGCCGCCGACGCCGCCCATATCGACGAGGTCCAGATCTGAGCGTTCGCTCAGCAGTGCGGACAGTGCGGCCGACAGGCCGTAGGCGCCGATGGGGATGCCGCCGCCGATCGCCTTGCCGATGGTGACGACGTCGGGTTCGAGGCTCCACGCGGCGGTGGCGCCGCCGGGCCCGGCGGAGAACGTGTGGGTCTCGTCGTTGATGAGGTACGTGCCGTGCTCGCGGGTCAGCGCCCGGACGCCGGCCAGATAGCCCGGCTCGGGCAGGACGATGCCGATGTTGGTCAGCGCGGGCTCCATGAGCACGGCCGCGACGTCGCCGTGGGCCAGTTCGCGGGCCAGGCCGTCCAGGTCGTTGTATTCGGCGACGCGGCTGGTCTGGGTGACGTCGTACGGGGCGCCGACGTTGCCGTCGCGGCTGCGCGCCCGGCCGTCCGGGCCGACCACGATGAGCGACTCGTCGACCGAACCGTGGTAGCAGTAGCTGTTGACCAGGATCCGCGGTCGGCCGGTGACGGCGCGCAGCAGGCGGATCGCCCAGCGGTTGGCGTCCGTGGCGGTGAGCGCGAAGCTCCACTGTGGAACGCCGAAGCGGCGGGCCAGTTCGGCGCCGACCTCGGCGGCCTCCTCGGTGGGCAGCATCGTGGCCAGGCCGCCGCTCAGCCGCCGGGTGACGGCCTCGATGACCGGTGCGGGGAGTGGCCGGCCATCGCGCCGGTGTCGCCGAGGCAGAAGTCGACGTACTCGTGTCCGTCCACATCGGTCACCCGCGCGCCGCGGGCGGTGTCGAGGTAGATCGGGAAGCCGGCGGCGGTCTTGTTCATCCAGGTCATCGGCACCCGGCCGAAGAGGTACTCGGCCCGGGCGTAGGCGGCCGCGGAGCGGGGGTTGCGGTCCGCGTACGCCGCCCGCTCGCGGGCCAGCAGCGCGGTCAGGCGGGCGCGGTCGATCATGTCATGCAGCGTACGCGCCGGGGTGGCCCGGCCAGGCCACCCCGGCGCTTTACGCCGTCCGGGTCAGGAACAGGTCGTGGTGTAGAGGAACTTCTTGACCGCGGGGTCGTCGACGTTGTCGGCGGTGATGACCGTCGAGTCGGTGCCGATCTGCTTCTCCACGGTCTCGCCGCGCGCCGCGGCTGCGGCCTGCTGCACGCCGTCGGCGCCGATCTGGGCCGGCTGCTGGGCCACGAGGGCCTGCACGACGCCGTTGCGCAACTGCTCGACCTGCGTCGGGCCGGCGTCGAAGCCGACCACCTTGACCTGACCGGCCTTGCCGGCGGCCTTGACCGCGTTGTTCGCGCCCTCGCTCTGGTCGGTGCTGAGCGCGAAGATGCCGGCCAGGTCCGGGTTGGCCGCGAGCTGGGCCGAGACGAGCTGGGAGATCTTCGCAACGCCGTTGGTGGTGAAGACGTTGCCCAGGTACTTGATGTTCGGGTACTTCTTGAGCCCTTCCTCGAAGCCCTTCTGCCGCGCCTCGGCGGTGCTCACGCCCGGCTGCCCGCCGACCAGCAGCACGCTGCCCTTCTCGCCGACGAGCTTGGCGAGGGCGTCGGCGGCGGCCTCGCCGCCCTTGACGTTGTCGCTGGCGATGGCGGAGGAGACGAAGCTGGTGTCCGACAGCGTGGTGTCGACGAGCACCACCTTGATGCCGGCGCTGGTCGCCTGCTTCAGCGGCTGGACGAGGGCCTGGGAGTCGTTGGGCGCGATGAACAGGGCGTCCGGGTGGGCGGCGATCACCGAGTTGAGCAGCGGGATCTGGAGGCTGACGTCCCAGTTCTTGGCGCCCTGGATGGTCAGGTCGACGTTGTCCTTGGCGGCTTCGTCCTTGGCGCCACACGACATCGTCTCGTAGAACGGGTCGCCGGCCACGCCCTGGATGAACGTGACCTTGACCTTCTTTTCGCCGGTGCCGGAGCTGGACGCGGTATTGGAGCCGCCGTCGTCCGAGGAACCGCAGGCGGCGAGTGTGATCATTAGGGCTGCGGCCGTGGCGAGGCAGGCCGTGGCGCGTGCGTGCATTGTGGACCCTCCTGGTACGTGGATGGGGAAGGGCTGCGAGCCGGTTAGGTGCGGGCGTTGCGCCGGCGGCGGCGCTGGTCGACCATCACGACGCCGACCAGTGCGCCGCCGAGCGCGACCTGTTGCCAGAACGGTTCCAGGCCGAGGATGACGAAGCCGTCGGTCAGGACGGACGGGATGGCGACGCCGACGACGGTGCCGAGGACCGTGCCTATGCCGCCGCTCAGGCTGGTCCCGCCGATGACGACGGCGAGGATGGCCTGGAGCATGTCGGTCTGGTGGCCGTTGAGGGTGGTGGTCTGGAATCGAGCCAGGCTGACGAAGCCGGCCAGCCCGGACAGTGCGCCGGACAGGACGTACACCTTGACGATGTGCCGGTCGACGTTGACAGCCGCGCGGCGTACCGCCTCCTCGTTGGAGCCGATGGCGGCGGTGTAGCGGCCGAACCGGGTCTGTGCCATGACGAACGCGCCGGCCGCGGCGACGGCGAGCGCGACGAGGACGGTGTACGGCACGCCGAGGAAGCTGCCGAAGCCGAGGGTGTCGGCGAGCGCGGTGGGTACGCCGTGCATGTCCTGGCCGCCGGCGAGGATGTACGCGAGCCCGGTCGCGGCGGCGAACGTGCCGAGGGTCGCGATCAGGGGCGAAACCCCGCCCGGGTGGTCAGCAGGCCGTTGACCATCCCCCACAGCAGCCCGGACAGGACCGCGACGCCCAGCCCGGCCAGGCAGACCAGCAGCCCGTCGCCGCCGATGGCGTGCATCGCCTTGAGACTCACCACGCCGGAGAACACGAGCACCGAGCCGACCGACAGGTCGATGCCGGCGATCGTGATCACGAACGTCATGCCCACCGCGATGAGCAGGTAGCTGGACGCGTCGACGGCGATGCTCTTGGCGTTGAACCAGGACACGAACTGCTCCGGCCGCATGGCCGAGAACAGCGCGATCAGGGCCAGCAGGACCACGACCGACCAGCTGCGCTGGGTACGGCGCAGGGCCTGCAGGCGTACGCGGCGCGCGGGTGGCGCGGCGGTGTCCGGGATCGTCTCGTTGGGCCGGACGTCCTCCGGTGACGCCTCTTGTACCGCCATCGCCTCACCTCTACCGGTCAGGGTGGTGACAGCGTTGTCACCTGTTTGACCAGGGACGGTAACCCCGCTGATCGAATCCGTCAACGGCCGGCTGCCGCACCGGTGCTCATCGCGCGCATCGCGGCGGCCACCGCGGCCGGGACGGGCGGGATTGGGCGCGGCACCGGCAGGTCCGCCAGCCGCAGGGCCAGCTCGGCGAACAGCGAGTTCGCCCAGGCGAACCACGGCCGGGTGAACGCGCCCGGGTCGTCCACGTCGAAGCCCTCGTGCATCTGGCCGGTGCCCGCGTCGGTGGCCAGCAGCGTCGCGTACAGGTGCTCGGCCTCCCGCTGGTCGCTCGCGGTGAGCGCCTGCATGCACAGTGCCATCGGCCACGCGTACCGGTGCGGCGTGTGCGGGCTGCCCACCCGCTGGCGTGCTTGCCCCGGTAGAAGTACGGGTTGCCGTCGCCGAGCACGAACGCCCGGGTACGCCGGTAGATCGGGTCGTCGGCGGCGCACCAGCCGAGGTAGGGCAGGGACAGCAGGCTGGGCGCGTTGGCGTCGTCCATCAGGTTCGCCCCGCCCAGCCCGTCCACCTCGTACGCGTAGATCGGGCCGGCGGGGGTGGGCACGACACCGTGGTGGACGATGCCGGTGGCGATCTCGACCGCGAGGTCCAGCGCCTCGGCGCCCAGGTGCCCGGGCAGCACGCCGCGCTCGCACAGCTCGACGACGCCGTCCAGCGCCACCACCGCCGCCGCGTTGGCCGGGACCAGGTAGCCGTACGTGCAGCGGTCGTCGCTGGGCCGGAACCCCGACCACGTCATCCCGGTCCTGGCCACCGGCGTGCCCAGGCCGCCGCGCTCCAGCGTGTCGCCCCGGAAGGGCCCGTCGATCCGCTCGAACCGGTACGGGAGGCCCGCTCGTGGTCCTGCTCGACCCGCCAGACCTGCAGGATCCGGGCCACCGCCTCGACGAACTCGCCCCGCAGGTGCGCGGCCGACCCGGTGACCGCCCACAGCTCGTACCCGAAGGAGAGCACCGCGCAGAGCGAGTCGAGCTCGTACTTGCGTTCCCAGATGTCGGGGCCGGGCACCGGCCGGTCGTGGTCGTCGACCCGGTGCCCGGTGGGCCCGTCGTTGACCGCGTTGGCGTACGGGTCGGCGAGCACCGCGGCGGCCATGCGCCGGACGATGCCGCCGAGCACGCGCCGCACGTCGGGGTCGGCGGCGCCGGTCAGGTACGGGCGCAGCTGGCCCACGGTGTCCCGAAGCCACATCGCCGGGATGTCGCCGGTGATGACGAACGGGTACGCCGGGTCGCCGCGCAGGGTCGTGGTCCAGGCGCTGGCGAAGCAGCGGCGAAACGTCTCCGCCCCGCCGGCGCCCGCGGCGAGCCGCGCGGACGCCCGATCGGACACGGCGGCCAGGCTGTCGGGCAGGGACTCGTCCGGCAGTGGCACGCAAACCTCCTGGTGGGTGGGGTGTTGACAGTCGCCCTAGTCATGCGACAGCGTTGTCATCCTGACAGTAGGGAGCTCCGATGACCAGCGATACCCCGATCCTGCGGCTGTCCGGGATCACCAAGAGCTACGGGACCGTACGCGCGCTGCGGGGCGCCGAAATGACCGTGAACCGCAACGAGGTCGTGGCGCTCGTCGGCGACAACGGCGCCGGCAAGAGCAC
Coding sequences within:
- a CDS encoding ABC transporter permease, producing the protein MGDGQRPADHPGGVSPLIATLGTFAAATGLAYILAGGQDMHGVPTALADTLGFGSFLGVPYTVLVALAVAAAGAFVMAQTRFGRYTAAIGSNEEAVRRAAVNVDRHIVKVYVLSGALSGLAGFVSLARFQTTTLNGHQTDMLQAILAVVIGGTSLSGGIGTVLGTVVGVAIPSVLTDGFVILGLEPFWQQVALGGALVGVVMVDQRRRRRNART
- a CDS encoding transaminase, which encodes MLPTEEAAEVGAELARRFGVPQWSFALTATDANRWAIRLLRAVTGRPRILVNSYCYHGSVDESLIVVGPDGRARSRDGNVGAPYDVTQTSRVAEYNDLDGLARELAHGDVAAVLMEPALTNIGIVLPEPGYLAGVRALTREHGTYLINDETHTFSAGPGGATAAWSLEPDVVTIGKAIGGGIPIGAYGLSAALSALLSERSDLDLVDMGGVGGTLAGNPLSLTAAHATLRQVLTDAAFAGMIEVATAFAAGVRKTIDEYALPWSVNQLGARVEYRFVSPAPRTGGESAAHADADLEDYLHVYLANRGVLLTPFHNMALACPQTTADDVARHHEVFAAAVAELMGGPTTA
- a CDS encoding ABC transporter permease, with the translated sequence MAVQEASPEDVRPNETIPDTAAPPARRVRLQALRRTQRSWSVVVLLALIALFSAMRPEQFVSWFNAKSIAVDASSYLLIAVGMTFVITIAGIDLSVGSVLVFSGVVSLKAMHAIGGDGLLVCLAGLGVAVLSGLLWGMVNGLLTTRAGFRP
- a CDS encoding glycoside hydrolase family 125 protein — translated: MPLPDESLPDSLAAVSDRASARLAAGAGGAETFRRCFASAWTTTLRGDPAYPFVITGDIPAMWLRDTVGQLRPYLTGAADPDVRRVLGGIVRRMAAAVLADPYANAVNDGPTGHRVDDHDRPVPGPDIWERKYELDSLCAVLSFGYELWAVTGSAAHLRGEFVEAVARILQVWRVEQDHERASRTGSSGSTGPSGATRWSAAAWARRWPGPG
- a CDS encoding ABC transporter substrate-binding protein, producing MHARATACLATAAALMITLAACGSSDDGGSNTASSSGTGEKKVKVTFIQGVAGDPFYETMSCGAKDEAAKDNVDLTIQGAKNWDVSLQIPLLNSVIAAHPDALFIAPNDSQALVQPLKQATSAGIKVVLVDTTLSDTSFVSSAIASDNVKGGEAAADALAKLVGEKGSVLLVGGQPGVSTAEARQKGFEEGLKKYPNIKYLGNVFTTNGVAKISQLVSAQLAANPDLAGIFALSTDQSEGANNAVKAAGKAGQVKVVGFDAGPTQVEQLRNGVVQALVAQQPAQIGADGVQQAAAAARGETVEKQIGTDSTVITADNVDDPAVKKFLYTTTCS
- a CDS encoding M4 family metallopeptidase translates to MKRPLALASITMLVGGALVATAASGSAAPPVAPAGPDSSVVSKADRALKAHPRDVAAASGEAYTAYSSKVDRSGAAHVRYTRTYQGLRVYGGDLIVHTKADGAYAGTSVGLAAPLTLSTTAKVTAAQARESARGRFSGTVTGVGSAELFVDASSGNGRLAWETLVNGWAPDGQTPSRLHVISDAQTGAYIGEFDEIESVNGTGASVYAGTVTVDTTLSGSTYSMIDPSHGNGRTCDMNNGTSTCTTFTDADNAWGTGATSNRQSAAVDAHFGAAMTFDYFKNVHGRNGIFGNGTGVPSRVHYGNAYVNAFWDGAQMTYGDGSGNARPLVSLDVAGHEMSHGVTENVVPGGLTYSGESGGLNEATSDIFGNMVEFYANTTADPGDYQVGEKININGNNTPLRYMYNPTLDGSSHGCWSSSTNSVDVHYSSGPGNHFFFNLAEGTGATAYGTSPVCGSAAAVVGIGRAKAEKIWFRALDTYFVSNTRYVNSSTPSNTARAYTLSAATDLYGLCSTEYKTVQAAWTAVNVAGNDAACPTGNDFSITVAPASASVDPGSSTTATVTTAVTNGTALTVNFTASGLPTGATATFSPTSVTAGGSATVTISTSSTTPAGSYAVAITGTSSANTHSATFTLNVNNAPGCVAVNPTDVTIPDNTTVESTVGITGCNRNASSTSTVEIHIVHTYVGDLVVSLVAPDGSSYTLRSRTGGSADNIDTTYTVNLSSEAANGTWRLRVQDAASIDTGYINSWTLSL